The following proteins come from a genomic window of Pseudomonas sp. Z8(2022):
- a CDS encoding ABC transporter ATP-binding protein — MANDVLVSFRGVQKSYDGETLIVKDLNLDIRKGEFLTLLGPSGSGKTTSLMMLAGFETPTAGEILLDGRSLNKLPPHKRDIGMVFQNYALFPHMTVAENLAFPLSVRGMSRTDISERVKRALSMVQLDSFRNRYPGQLSGGQQQRVALARALVFEPQLVLMDEPLGALDKQLREHMQMEIKHLHQRLGVTVVYVTHDQGEALTMSDRVAVFHQGEIQQIAPPRELYEAPHNTFVAQFIGENNRLPGELVSRDGDQCVVRLARGEEVRAMAVNVGAVGEAVSLSIRPERIRINGASESCPNRFSGRIAEFIYLGDHVRIRMEVCGKSDFYVKQPVAELDPELAVGDLVPLGWSVEHVRALDPLQAE, encoded by the coding sequence ATGGCAAACGATGTACTGGTGAGCTTCCGCGGTGTGCAGAAGAGCTATGACGGCGAGACGCTGATCGTCAAGGATCTCAACCTGGATATCCGCAAGGGCGAGTTCCTGACCCTGCTCGGCCCGTCCGGGTCCGGCAAGACCACCAGCCTGATGATGCTGGCCGGGTTCGAAACTCCGACCGCCGGCGAGATTCTGCTCGATGGTCGCTCCCTGAACAAACTGCCGCCGCACAAGCGCGACATCGGCATGGTGTTCCAGAACTACGCGCTGTTCCCGCACATGACCGTGGCCGAGAACCTGGCGTTCCCCCTGAGCGTACGCGGCATGTCGCGCACCGACATCAGCGAGCGGGTCAAGCGTGCCCTGTCCATGGTGCAGCTCGACAGCTTCCGCAATCGCTATCCAGGCCAGCTCTCCGGTGGCCAGCAGCAGCGTGTGGCGCTGGCCCGTGCGCTGGTGTTCGAACCGCAGCTGGTGCTGATGGACGAACCCCTCGGTGCGCTGGACAAGCAGCTGCGCGAGCACATGCAGATGGAGATCAAGCACCTGCACCAGCGCCTGGGCGTGACGGTGGTGTACGTGACCCACGACCAGGGCGAGGCGCTGACCATGTCCGACCGCGTGGCCGTATTCCATCAGGGCGAGATCCAGCAGATCGCCCCGCCACGCGAACTCTACGAAGCGCCGCACAACACCTTCGTCGCCCAGTTCATCGGTGAGAACAACCGCCTTCCGGGCGAGCTGGTCAGCCGCGATGGCGACCAGTGCGTGGTGCGTCTGGCGCGTGGCGAGGAAGTCCGTGCCATGGCGGTCAACGTCGGCGCCGTGGGCGAGGCGGTGAGCCTGTCGATCCGCCCCGAGCGCATTCGCATCAACGGTGCCAGCGAGAGCTGCCCCAACCGTTTCTCCGGGCGCATCGCCGAGTTCATCTACCTGGGTGATCACGTGCGTATCCGCATGGAGGTCTGCGGCAAGTCCGATTTCTACGTCAAGCAACCCGTGGCCGAGCTCGATCCGGAGCTGGCGGTTGGTGACCTGGTTCCGCTCGGCTGGTCTGTCGAGCATGTCCGCGCGCTCGACCCACTCCAAGCCGAGTGA
- a CDS encoding ABC transporter substrate-binding protein, producing the protein MKKSLKLAALALGVSCAMPALAVDLTAVSFGGANKAAQIKAFYEPFEKETGNKVLGGEYNGEMAKVKAMVDTRSVSWDLVEVESPELARGCDEGLFEELDPALFGDEDNFIEGAIQPCGVGFFVWSTVLAYNADKLSVAPTGWADFWDVNKFPGKRGLRKGAKYTLEFALMADGVPVKDVYKVLATKEGQDRAFKKLDELKPSIQWWEAGAQPPQYLVSGDVVMSSAYNGRIAAVQGESNLQVVWSGGIYDFDSWAIPRGAKNVELAKKFAAFTVQPEAQKSYSENIAYGPANKQAIDLLAPERLSLMPTTPENIANQVAIDVTFWADYGEQLEQRFNAWAAR; encoded by the coding sequence ATGAAGAAATCCCTGAAGCTGGCGGCATTGGCCCTGGGCGTAAGCTGCGCCATGCCGGCATTGGCGGTGGATCTGACAGCGGTTTCCTTCGGCGGCGCGAACAAGGCGGCGCAGATCAAGGCGTTCTACGAACCTTTCGAGAAGGAAACCGGCAACAAGGTGCTGGGCGGCGAATACAACGGTGAAATGGCCAAGGTCAAAGCCATGGTCGATACCCGCAGTGTGAGCTGGGATCTGGTGGAAGTGGAGTCGCCGGAGCTGGCCCGCGGTTGTGACGAAGGCCTGTTCGAAGAACTCGACCCGGCGCTGTTCGGCGATGAGGACAATTTCATCGAAGGTGCCATCCAGCCGTGCGGCGTGGGTTTCTTCGTCTGGTCCACGGTACTGGCCTACAACGCTGACAAGCTCAGTGTCGCGCCGACCGGTTGGGCCGACTTCTGGGACGTGAACAAATTCCCGGGCAAGCGCGGCCTGCGCAAGGGCGCCAAGTACACCCTGGAGTTCGCTCTGATGGCCGACGGTGTGCCGGTCAAGGACGTGTACAAGGTGCTGGCCACCAAGGAAGGCCAGGACCGTGCGTTCAAGAAGCTCGATGAACTCAAACCCAGCATCCAGTGGTGGGAAGCCGGTGCCCAGCCGCCGCAGTACCTGGTGTCCGGTGACGTGGTGATGAGCTCCGCCTACAACGGCCGTATCGCCGCGGTGCAGGGCGAGAGCAACCTGCAGGTGGTGTGGAGCGGCGGTATCTACGACTTCGACTCCTGGGCCATCCCGCGTGGAGCCAAGAACGTGGAACTGGCGAAGAAGTTCGCCGCCTTCACCGTTCAGCCCGAAGCGCAGAAGAGCTACTCGGAGAACATCGCCTACGGTCCGGCCAACAAGCAGGCCATCGACCTGCTGGCACCGGAGCGTCTGAGCCTGATGCCGACCACGCCGGAAAACATCGCCAACCAGGTCGCCATCGACGTGACCTTCTGGGCTGACTACGGCGAGCAGCTGGAGCAACGTTTCAACGCCTGGGCTGCGCGTTAA
- a CDS encoding ABC transporter permease, with translation MAAVLPASELPGSNLKQRLARAERFNRLKSKALILPLLLFLLLTFLLPIGALLMRSMDNPEVVGSLPRTVEAIAVWDGRGLPDESVYQAIAADIVEARRNQSLGDLSKRLNMELAGFRSLVSSTARKLPLREEPASYQEAFLDLDERWGDPAYWQVIRRNASSVTPYYLLAALDHRIDDLGELAKATPDQAIYLDIFARTFWMSLVITVICLVLAYPLAYLLANLPTRQGNLLMILVLLPFWTSILVRVAAWIVLLQSGGLINSALMSLGIIEQPLQLVFNRSGVYVAMVHIMLPFMILPIYSVMKGISPSYMRAAVSLGCHPFASFWRVYFPQTLAGVGAGCLLVFILSIGYYITPALLGSPNDQMISYFVAFYTNTTINWGMATALGGLLLAATLVLYVVYSWLVGASKLRLG, from the coding sequence ATGGCCGCCGTACTGCCTGCCAGCGAATTGCCCGGGTCGAACCTGAAGCAGCGTCTGGCCCGTGCCGAGCGTTTCAACCGCCTGAAATCCAAGGCGTTGATCCTGCCGCTGTTGCTGTTCCTCCTGCTGACTTTCCTGCTGCCCATCGGCGCGCTGCTCATGCGCAGCATGGACAACCCGGAAGTGGTCGGCAGTCTGCCGCGTACCGTCGAGGCGATCGCCGTCTGGGATGGCCGCGGTCTGCCGGATGAGTCGGTGTACCAGGCCATTGCCGCGGACATCGTCGAGGCGCGCCGCAATCAGAGCCTGGGCGATCTGTCCAAGCGCCTGAACATGGAGCTGGCCGGGTTCCGCAGCCTGGTCAGCAGCACCGCACGCAAGCTGCCGCTGCGCGAGGAGCCGGCCTCCTATCAGGAAGCCTTCCTCGATCTGGACGAGCGCTGGGGCGACCCCGCCTACTGGCAGGTGATCCGCCGTAATGCGTCGTCGGTGACGCCGTACTACCTGCTGGCCGCACTCGATCATCGCATCGACGACCTCGGCGAACTGGCCAAGGCCACGCCGGATCAGGCCATCTACCTGGATATCTTCGCCCGCACCTTCTGGATGAGCCTGGTGATCACCGTCATCTGCCTGGTGCTGGCCTACCCCCTGGCCTATCTGCTGGCCAACCTGCCGACCCGTCAGGGCAACCTGCTGATGATTCTGGTGCTGTTGCCGTTCTGGACCTCGATTCTGGTACGTGTGGCGGCCTGGATCGTGCTGTTGCAGTCGGGCGGTCTGATCAACAGCGCGCTGATGTCGCTGGGCATCATCGAGCAACCGCTGCAGCTGGTGTTCAACCGCAGCGGCGTATACGTGGCGATGGTGCACATCATGCTGCCGTTCATGATCCTGCCGATCTACAGCGTGATGAAGGGCATCTCGCCCAGCTACATGCGTGCGGCGGTATCGCTCGGCTGTCACCCGTTCGCCAGCTTCTGGCGGGTGTATTTCCCGCAGACTCTGGCCGGTGTCGGCGCCGGGTGCCTGCTGGTGTTCATCCTGTCCATCGGCTACTACATCACCCCGGCGCTGTTGGGCAGCCCGAACGACCAGATGATCAGCTACTTCGTCGCCTTCTACACCAACACCACCATCAACTGGGGCATGGCCACCGCTCTTGGCGGCCTGCTGCTGGCCGCGACCCTGGTGCTCTATGTGGTGTACAGCTGGCTGGTCGGCGCCAGCAAGCTGAGGCTTGGCTAA
- a CDS encoding ABC transporter permease: protein MLSPYMSPIERLWYYGLRILCALVLLFLILPVLVIVPLSFNSGTFLVYPLQGFSLRWYEDFFMSADWMRSLKNSLIVAPAATLLAMVFGTLAAIGLTRGEFRGKALVMSLLISPMIVPVVIIGVASYLFFAPLGLGNSYLSLILVHAVLGVPFVIITVSATLQGFNHNLVRAAASLGASPLTAFRRVTLPLIAPGVISGALFAFATSFDEVVVTLFLAGPEQATLPRQMFSGIRENLSPTIAAAATLLIGFSILLLLTLEWLRGRSEKLRTSTPE from the coding sequence ATGCTCAGCCCCTACATGTCACCCATCGAGCGTCTCTGGTACTACGGCCTGCGCATCCTCTGCGCCCTGGTACTGCTGTTCCTGATCCTGCCGGTGCTGGTGATCGTGCCGCTGTCGTTCAACTCGGGCACCTTCCTGGTCTATCCGCTGCAGGGCTTTTCGCTGCGCTGGTACGAGGACTTCTTCATGTCTGCGGACTGGATGCGCTCGCTGAAGAACAGCCTGATCGTCGCCCCGGCCGCCACGCTGCTGGCCATGGTGTTCGGCACCCTGGCGGCCATCGGCCTGACCCGTGGCGAGTTCCGTGGCAAGGCGCTGGTGATGAGCCTGCTGATTTCGCCGATGATCGTGCCGGTGGTGATCATCGGTGTCGCCAGCTACCTGTTCTTCGCCCCGCTGGGGCTGGGCAACAGCTACCTGTCGCTGATCCTGGTCCACGCGGTGCTCGGCGTGCCGTTCGTCATCATCACCGTGTCGGCGACCCTGCAGGGCTTCAACCACAACCTGGTGCGCGCTGCCGCCAGCCTCGGCGCCTCGCCGCTGACTGCCTTCCGCCGCGTGACCCTGCCGCTGATCGCGCCGGGGGTGATTTCCGGTGCGCTGTTCGCCTTCGCCACCTCGTTCGACGAAGTGGTGGTGACCCTGTTCCTCGCCGGTCCCGAGCAGGCCACCCTGCCGCGGCAGATGTTCAGCGGTATCCGCGAGAACCTGTCGCCGACCATCGCCGCCGCAGCGACCCTGCTGATCGGCTTCTCCATCCTGTTGCTGCTGACCCTGGAATGGCTGCGCGGGCGTAGCGAGAAGCTGCGCACCTCGACTCCGGAATAA
- a CDS encoding sigma-54 interaction domain-containing protein — protein MDFDDPEFRELIDALHDGLYITDADGLTLKINSAYERLTGLRSEDVVGRHMQELVEQGVISQSVSLRVLKEGKALSLMQSVSQGKRLLVSGTPIFSEDGKVRYVVSTVRDMTELLRIKHERDELQQLKQLRNSTAKLHAGQRDDLLHASPVASLPASGRVFAQARQVASSDVKVLLQGETGVGKTLIAQYIHKSSPRAAQPFLALNCGALPENLIEAELFGYVAGAFTGAGRKGKRGLLELANQGTVFLDEIGDLPLALQVKLLKVIEESRFIPVGGLELKEVDVRIITATHHDLRRMVAEGRFRADLYYRLNVVPIHIPALRERADEIQPLLQFYLAEFNQRHGRSLTWGLEALDALTEYAWPGNIRELINLVERLVVTCAGETIELFDLPEEVRTARLDGADDHLLPLRKQVENLERRLIGKALVQHKTTREAAKALGLSQATLVQKMKRWEQG, from the coding sequence ATGGATTTCGATGATCCCGAATTTCGCGAGCTGATCGATGCGCTGCACGATGGCCTCTACATCACCGATGCCGACGGCCTCACCCTCAAGATCAACAGCGCCTACGAGCGGCTGACCGGGCTGCGCAGCGAGGACGTGGTTGGCCGGCACATGCAGGAACTGGTGGAGCAGGGCGTCATCTCGCAGTCGGTATCGCTGCGAGTGCTCAAGGAAGGCAAGGCGCTGTCGCTGATGCAGAGCGTCAGTCAGGGCAAGCGCCTGCTGGTCAGCGGCACGCCGATCTTCTCCGAGGACGGCAAGGTGCGTTACGTGGTCAGCACCGTCCGGGACATGACCGAGCTGTTGCGCATCAAGCACGAACGCGACGAGCTGCAGCAGCTGAAACAGCTGCGCAACAGCACGGCGAAGCTGCACGCCGGTCAGCGCGACGACTTGCTGCATGCCTCTCCCGTGGCCAGCCTGCCGGCGTCAGGACGCGTTTTCGCCCAGGCGCGGCAGGTCGCCAGCAGTGACGTGAAGGTGCTTCTGCAGGGCGAAACCGGTGTTGGCAAGACGCTGATCGCCCAGTACATCCACAAGAGCAGCCCGCGTGCGGCGCAGCCGTTCCTGGCGCTCAACTGCGGCGCGCTGCCGGAGAACCTGATCGAGGCCGAGCTGTTCGGTTACGTCGCGGGCGCCTTCACCGGCGCCGGCCGCAAGGGCAAGCGCGGTCTGCTGGAGCTGGCCAACCAGGGCACGGTGTTTCTGGACGAGATCGGCGATCTGCCGCTGGCATTGCAGGTCAAGCTGCTCAAGGTGATCGAGGAAAGCCGTTTCATCCCGGTCGGCGGGCTGGAGCTGAAAGAGGTGGACGTGCGCATCATCACCGCTACCCACCACGACCTGCGCAGGATGGTCGCCGAAGGGCGCTTCCGGGCCGACCTTTACTACCGACTGAACGTGGTACCTATCCATATTCCCGCTCTGCGCGAGCGGGCCGATGAAATTCAGCCGCTGCTCCAGTTCTATCTTGCCGAATTCAACCAGCGCCATGGGCGCTCGCTGACCTGGGGCCTGGAAGCTCTGGACGCGCTCACCGAATATGCCTGGCCGGGCAACATCCGTGAGTTGATCAACCTGGTCGAGCGCCTTGTGGTTACCTGCGCCGGCGAGACCATCGAGTTGTTCGATCTGCCGGAGGAGGTGCGTACGGCACGCCTCGACGGAGCTGACGACCATCTGCTACCGCTGCGCAAGCAGGTGGAGAATCTGGAACGGCGCCTGATCGGCAAGGCGCTGGTGCAACACAAGACCACCCGCGAGGCCGCCAAAGCGCTTGGCCTCAGCCAGGCGACCCTGGTGCAGAAGATGAAGCGCTGGGAACAGGGTTGA